Proteins co-encoded in one Molothrus aeneus isolate 106 unplaced genomic scaffold, BPBGC_Maene_1.0 scaffold_134, whole genome shotgun sequence genomic window:
- the KIF1C gene encoding kinesin-like protein KIF1C isoform X1 codes for MAGASVKVAVRVRPFSARESSRQAKCVIQMQGNTTCITNPKLPKDGTKHFTFDYSYWSHTSEEDPNFASQRRVYQDIGEEMLAHAFEGYNVCILAYGQTGAGKSYTMMGRQEPGQRGIIPQLCEDLFARMAREGSPELSFSVEVSYLEIYCERVRDLLNPKSRGGLRVREHPLLGPYVQDLSRLAVASFADIADLMDSGNKARTVAATNMNETSSRSHAVFSIVFSQRRQDPLSELATEKVSRISLVDLAGSERADASGAKGIRLKEGANINKSLTTLGKVISALAEATSKKKKPEFIPYRDSVLTWLLKENLGGNSRTAMIAALSPADCSYEETLSTLRYADRTKQIRCHAVINEDPNARLIRELRREVTRLRELLSAQGLTDPSLTSSPPPGTTPPTLNGDPGLEPPLGPTEAMERLQETEKIIAELNETWEEKLRRTEALRLEREALLAEMGVALREDGGTVGVFSPKKTPHLVNLNEDPLMSECLLYHIKDGVTRVGRVDVDIKLSGPSIQDQHCLFRSCPDPSGEAVVTLEPCEGAETYVNGKQVTEPVVLNSGNRLILGQNHVFRFTHPEQARRQRERGASPGPPPDWNLAQRELLEQQGIDMRLHRLQELQNQPQGDKEGSERPQPPEAPACPEPPPCPGPGWRPLPVPSVPSVVPSVRSGPRRAGRREPLRVYQIPQRRRGTAPSPSSSSSSSSSSSPAPRVSTEPSLEPAPRLREEEEEKDEGGEQVSEVEGLRLHLDRLAGILSEVRRQNSAKDEQIRALRDRVGQMERVIPIPLDDADDADPPPRDPPRDPSPCRPQPRADPPSPPGAAAARLCRLMEQDPAFRRGRLRWLRQEQARLMAGGGPQPLLQPPRRPPRFQQDSKLRFPFKSNPQHRLAWGGGAGDAPQADNSPLPSLQPPPHSGRPRRGSLDGGSPPPPRVHRQRSAPDLKARGPVP; via the exons ATGGCGGGCGCCTCGGTGAAGGTGGCGGTGCGGGTCCGGCCCTTCAGCGCCAGGGAGAGCAGCCGCCAGGCCAAGTGTGTCATCCAGATGCAGGGGAACACCACCT gCATCACCAACCCCAAGCTCCCCAAGGACGGCACCAAACACTTCACCTTCGACTACTCCTACTGGTCCCACACCTCG GAGGAGGACCCCAACTTCGCCTCGCAGCGCCGCGTGTACCAGGACATCGGCGAGGAGATGCTGGCCCACGCCTTCGAGGGCTACAACGTCTGCATCCTCGCCTACGGCCAGACGGGAGCCGGCAAATCCTACACCATGATGGGGCGGCAGGAGCCGGGGCAGCGCGGGATCATCCCGCAG ctctgcGAGGATCTGTTCGCCCGCATGGCTCGGGAGGGGTCGCCGGAGCTGTCATTCTCTGTGGAG gTGAGCTACCTGGAGATCTACTGCGAGCGCGTGCGGGACCTGCTGAACCCCAAGAGCCGCGGGGGGCTGCGCGTGCGGGAGCACCCCCTGCTCGGGCCCTACGTGCAGGACCTGTCCCGCCTGGCCGTGGCCTCGTTCGCCGACATCGCCGACCTCATGGACAGCGGCAACAAGGCCAG GACGGTGGCAGCCACCAACATGAACGAGACCAGCAGCCGCTCGCACGCAGTGTTCAGCATCGTGTTCAGCCAGCGCCGCCAGGACCCGCTCAGCGAGCTGGCCACCGAGAAG gtcAGCCGCATCTCCCTGGTGGATCTGGCGGGCAGCGAACGCGCCGACGCATCGGGGGCCAAGGGCATCCGCCTCAAG gaaGGCGCCAACATCAACAAATCCCTGACCACGCTGGGCAAGGTGATCTCTGCCCTGGCCGAGGCG ACCAGCAAGAAGAAGAAGCCAGAGTTCATCCCGTACCGGGACTCGGTGCTGACGTGGCTGCTGAAGGAGAACCTGG GAGGGAACTCCCGCACCGCCATGATCGCGGCGCTGAGCCCGGCCGACTGCAGCTACGAGGAGACGCTGAGCACGCTGCG GTACGCGGACCGCACGAAGCAGATCCGGTGCCACGCGGTGATCAACGAGGACCCGAACGCGCGGCTGATCCGCGAGCTGCGCCGGGAGGTGACGcggctcagggagctgctgagtgcCCAGG GCCTCACCGACCCCTCCCTCACCTCCAGCCCCCCCCCCGGCACAACGCCCCCCACCCTCAATGGGGACCCGGGGCTGGAGCCCCCCCTGGGCCCCACCGAGGCCATGGAGCGGCTGCAG GAAACGGAGAAAATCATCGCAGAGCTGAACGAGACCtgggaggagaagctgaggcgGACGGAGGCGCTGAGGCTGGAGCG GGAAGCGCTGCTGGCCGAGATGGGGGTGGCTCTGCGTGAGGATGGCGGCACCGTCGGGgtgttttcccccaaaaag ACCCCGCACCTGGTGAACCTCAACGAGGACCCCCTGATGTCCGAGTGCCTCCTGTACCACATCAAGGATGGCGTCACCAG ggtgggcagggtggACGTGGACATCAAGCTCTCAGGACCGTCCATCCAGGATCAGCACTGCCTCTTCCGCAGCTGCCCCGACCCCTCGGGGGAAG CTGTGGTGACGCTGGAGCCGTGTGAGGGGGCTGAGACCTACGTCAACGGGAAGCAGGTGACGGAGCCGGTGGTGCTCAATTCGG ggAACAGGCTGATTCTGGGGCAGAACCACGTGTTCCGCTTCACGCACCCGGAGCAGGCGCGGCGGCAGCGGGAGCGGGGGGCGTCCCCCGGGCCCCCCCCGGACTGGAACCTGgcccagagggagctgctggagcagcagggcatcGACATGCGCCTGCACAG gctgcaggagctgcagaaccaACCCCAGGGGGACAAGGAGGGGTCGGAGCGGCCGCAG CCCCCTGAGGCCCCCGcgtgccctgagccccccccgtgccccgggccgggctggcgGCCGCTCCCGGTGCCCTCGGTGCCCTCGGTGGTGCCCTCGGTGCGCTCGGGGCCACGCCGGGCCGGGCGCCGGGAGCCGCTGCGCGTCTACCAGATCCCGCAGCGCCGCCGGGGGACAGCGCcttcaccatcatcatcatcgtcgtcatcatcatcgtcatcgCCAGCCCCGAGGGTCAGCACcgagcccagcctggagccggCACCGCGGctgcgggaggaggaggaggagaaggatgaAGGTGGTGAGCAG GTGAGCGAGGTGGAGGGGCTGCGGCTGCACCTGGACAGGCTGGCCGGGATCCTGAGCGAGGTGCGGCGCCAGAACAGCGCCAAGGACGAGCAGATCCGGGCCCTGCGCGACCGCGTGGGGCAGATGGAGCGCGTCATCCCCATCCCCCTG GACGACGCTGACGATGCCGATCCGCCCCCCCGGGACCcgccccgggacccctccccgtgccgcccccagccccgcgcaGACCCCCCCTCGcccccgggggcggcggcggcgcggctgTGCCGGCTGATGGAGCAGGACCCGGCGTTCCGGCGGGGGCGGCTGCGCTGGCTGCGCCAGGAGCAGGCACGGCTGATGGCGGGCGGGGGTCcgcagcccctcctgcagcccccccggCGCCCCCCGCGCTTCCAGCAGGACTCCAAGCTGCGCTTCCCCTTCAAGAGTAACCCCCAGCACCGCCTGGCgtggggagggggcgcgggggACGCCCCCCAAGCTGATaacagccccctcccctcattGCAGCCCCCTCCGCActcggggcggccccgccggggGTCTCTGGATGGGGGGTCCCCACCCCCGCCCCGAGTCCACCGCCAGCGCTCGGCTCCCGACCTGAAGGCGCGGGGTCCGGTCCCGTAA
- the KIF1C gene encoding kinesin-like protein KIF1C isoform X2: protein MAGASVKVAVRVRPFSARESSRQAKCVIQMQGNTTCITNPKLPKDGTKHFTFDYSYWSHTSRRVYQDIGEEMLAHAFEGYNVCILAYGQTGAGKSYTMMGRQEPGQRGIIPQLCEDLFARMAREGSPELSFSVEVSYLEIYCERVRDLLNPKSRGGLRVREHPLLGPYVQDLSRLAVASFADIADLMDSGNKARTVAATNMNETSSRSHAVFSIVFSQRRQDPLSELATEKVSRISLVDLAGSERADASGAKGIRLKEGANINKSLTTLGKVISALAEATSKKKKPEFIPYRDSVLTWLLKENLGGNSRTAMIAALSPADCSYEETLSTLRYADRTKQIRCHAVINEDPNARLIRELRREVTRLRELLSAQGLTDPSLTSSPPPGTTPPTLNGDPGLEPPLGPTEAMERLQETEKIIAELNETWEEKLRRTEALRLEREALLAEMGVALREDGGTVGVFSPKKTPHLVNLNEDPLMSECLLYHIKDGVTRVGRVDVDIKLSGPSIQDQHCLFRSCPDPSGEAVVTLEPCEGAETYVNGKQVTEPVVLNSGNRLILGQNHVFRFTHPEQARRQRERGASPGPPPDWNLAQRELLEQQGIDMRLHRLQELQNQPQGDKEGSERPQPPEAPACPEPPPCPGPGWRPLPVPSVPSVVPSVRSGPRRAGRREPLRVYQIPQRRRGTAPSPSSSSSSSSSSSPAPRVSTEPSLEPAPRLREEEEEKDEGGEQVSEVEGLRLHLDRLAGILSEVRRQNSAKDEQIRALRDRVGQMERVIPIPLDDADDADPPPRDPPRDPSPCRPQPRADPPSPPGAAAARLCRLMEQDPAFRRGRLRWLRQEQARLMAGGGPQPLLQPPRRPPRFQQDSKLRFPFKSNPQHRLAWGGGAGDAPQADNSPLPSLQPPPHSGRPRRGSLDGGSPPPPRVHRQRSAPDLKARGPVP from the exons ATGGCGGGCGCCTCGGTGAAGGTGGCGGTGCGGGTCCGGCCCTTCAGCGCCAGGGAGAGCAGCCGCCAGGCCAAGTGTGTCATCCAGATGCAGGGGAACACCACCT gCATCACCAACCCCAAGCTCCCCAAGGACGGCACCAAACACTTCACCTTCGACTACTCCTACTGGTCCCACACCTCG CGCCGCGTGTACCAGGACATCGGCGAGGAGATGCTGGCCCACGCCTTCGAGGGCTACAACGTCTGCATCCTCGCCTACGGCCAGACGGGAGCCGGCAAATCCTACACCATGATGGGGCGGCAGGAGCCGGGGCAGCGCGGGATCATCCCGCAG ctctgcGAGGATCTGTTCGCCCGCATGGCTCGGGAGGGGTCGCCGGAGCTGTCATTCTCTGTGGAG gTGAGCTACCTGGAGATCTACTGCGAGCGCGTGCGGGACCTGCTGAACCCCAAGAGCCGCGGGGGGCTGCGCGTGCGGGAGCACCCCCTGCTCGGGCCCTACGTGCAGGACCTGTCCCGCCTGGCCGTGGCCTCGTTCGCCGACATCGCCGACCTCATGGACAGCGGCAACAAGGCCAG GACGGTGGCAGCCACCAACATGAACGAGACCAGCAGCCGCTCGCACGCAGTGTTCAGCATCGTGTTCAGCCAGCGCCGCCAGGACCCGCTCAGCGAGCTGGCCACCGAGAAG gtcAGCCGCATCTCCCTGGTGGATCTGGCGGGCAGCGAACGCGCCGACGCATCGGGGGCCAAGGGCATCCGCCTCAAG gaaGGCGCCAACATCAACAAATCCCTGACCACGCTGGGCAAGGTGATCTCTGCCCTGGCCGAGGCG ACCAGCAAGAAGAAGAAGCCAGAGTTCATCCCGTACCGGGACTCGGTGCTGACGTGGCTGCTGAAGGAGAACCTGG GAGGGAACTCCCGCACCGCCATGATCGCGGCGCTGAGCCCGGCCGACTGCAGCTACGAGGAGACGCTGAGCACGCTGCG GTACGCGGACCGCACGAAGCAGATCCGGTGCCACGCGGTGATCAACGAGGACCCGAACGCGCGGCTGATCCGCGAGCTGCGCCGGGAGGTGACGcggctcagggagctgctgagtgcCCAGG GCCTCACCGACCCCTCCCTCACCTCCAGCCCCCCCCCCGGCACAACGCCCCCCACCCTCAATGGGGACCCGGGGCTGGAGCCCCCCCTGGGCCCCACCGAGGCCATGGAGCGGCTGCAG GAAACGGAGAAAATCATCGCAGAGCTGAACGAGACCtgggaggagaagctgaggcgGACGGAGGCGCTGAGGCTGGAGCG GGAAGCGCTGCTGGCCGAGATGGGGGTGGCTCTGCGTGAGGATGGCGGCACCGTCGGGgtgttttcccccaaaaag ACCCCGCACCTGGTGAACCTCAACGAGGACCCCCTGATGTCCGAGTGCCTCCTGTACCACATCAAGGATGGCGTCACCAG ggtgggcagggtggACGTGGACATCAAGCTCTCAGGACCGTCCATCCAGGATCAGCACTGCCTCTTCCGCAGCTGCCCCGACCCCTCGGGGGAAG CTGTGGTGACGCTGGAGCCGTGTGAGGGGGCTGAGACCTACGTCAACGGGAAGCAGGTGACGGAGCCGGTGGTGCTCAATTCGG ggAACAGGCTGATTCTGGGGCAGAACCACGTGTTCCGCTTCACGCACCCGGAGCAGGCGCGGCGGCAGCGGGAGCGGGGGGCGTCCCCCGGGCCCCCCCCGGACTGGAACCTGgcccagagggagctgctggagcagcagggcatcGACATGCGCCTGCACAG gctgcaggagctgcagaaccaACCCCAGGGGGACAAGGAGGGGTCGGAGCGGCCGCAG CCCCCTGAGGCCCCCGcgtgccctgagccccccccgtgccccgggccgggctggcgGCCGCTCCCGGTGCCCTCGGTGCCCTCGGTGGTGCCCTCGGTGCGCTCGGGGCCACGCCGGGCCGGGCGCCGGGAGCCGCTGCGCGTCTACCAGATCCCGCAGCGCCGCCGGGGGACAGCGCcttcaccatcatcatcatcgtcgtcatcatcatcgtcatcgCCAGCCCCGAGGGTCAGCACcgagcccagcctggagccggCACCGCGGctgcgggaggaggaggaggagaaggatgaAGGTGGTGAGCAG GTGAGCGAGGTGGAGGGGCTGCGGCTGCACCTGGACAGGCTGGCCGGGATCCTGAGCGAGGTGCGGCGCCAGAACAGCGCCAAGGACGAGCAGATCCGGGCCCTGCGCGACCGCGTGGGGCAGATGGAGCGCGTCATCCCCATCCCCCTG GACGACGCTGACGATGCCGATCCGCCCCCCCGGGACCcgccccgggacccctccccgtgccgcccccagccccgcgcaGACCCCCCCTCGcccccgggggcggcggcggcgcggctgTGCCGGCTGATGGAGCAGGACCCGGCGTTCCGGCGGGGGCGGCTGCGCTGGCTGCGCCAGGAGCAGGCACGGCTGATGGCGGGCGGGGGTCcgcagcccctcctgcagcccccccggCGCCCCCCGCGCTTCCAGCAGGACTCCAAGCTGCGCTTCCCCTTCAAGAGTAACCCCCAGCACCGCCTGGCgtggggagggggcgcgggggACGCCCCCCAAGCTGATaacagccccctcccctcattGCAGCCCCCTCCGCActcggggcggccccgccggggGTCTCTGGATGGGGGGTCCCCACCCCCGCCCCGAGTCCACCGCCAGCGCTCGGCTCCCGACCTGAAGGCGCGGGGTCCGGTCCCGTAA